One uncultured Gellertiella sp. genomic window carries:
- a CDS encoding EAL domain-containing protein — MTHSVESRFLAILSAALLVFVAPLFVLFLFLSSSRARTDIVMHVAIVAESNAKALSQPLWNLDSDSVGGIADTMAGDGAIARVVVRDASNQFQLTRNGTGYKPDMALESVTEDIIHISTSGHERIGQLTVFYPEIGLFSSLKSVELGFISIFAFAVMAVSAAAIIGNRIMIITPLMRLTAAVDATRKYGSRQRVDWASRDEMGDLAARFNEMQSKLEQEERELRLAHKRATDIYNHTPAMLFSIDADDRITAVSDYWLVATGYVRGEIIGRYFSSMVAPEDLDRYRNRQHLNATGRTTRDVTVRFIAADGRRMDVLIVETSPGTGDNDSSFSLSVMTDVTALKESEARIQRQAVTDHLTGLINRQGFEAALEQRIAVADARGQQLACLFIDLDRFKWINDNLGHAAGDEVLCDVVARIRPLLNPDDCLARLGGDEFAILRTAPVVEPCAMALAKSITDLFESAFSTGTLDTRLSASIGIAFYPMDASTGSELLQMSDMAMYSRKRDGKNGAMVYDSSMTEKTRRRAEIETFIETGLSQDWLDAYFQPVVNLTSGEIVGFEALLRLIHPVKGVLPPAEIISVAEETGSIIAIGNRMLEKSLAHFVRLTQAQHLPEAYIAINFSSLQIEAGLPSRIASLLERHAIPPGALVVEITEAVLMQDNPEVSQILDQIRRYGCRIALDDFGTGYSSLSYLNRFSVDIVKVDQSFIRSLQQGSGEAYEKCRMLVEGITTISHKMGCSVIAEGIETREQWRILIEMGVDCGQGYLFCRPQDVADLLSMMQTDMMETTASATVISSATSMATYRS, encoded by the coding sequence ATGACGCATTCCGTGGAAAGCCGGTTTCTTGCCATCCTCAGTGCCGCCCTGCTGGTCTTTGTCGCACCGCTGTTCGTGCTGTTTCTCTTCCTGTCCTCCTCGCGGGCCCGCACCGATATCGTCATGCATGTGGCCATTGTCGCGGAAAGCAATGCCAAAGCGCTGTCGCAGCCATTGTGGAATCTGGACAGCGACAGTGTCGGCGGCATTGCCGACACGATGGCGGGTGACGGGGCAATCGCCAGGGTCGTGGTCAGGGATGCCAGCAACCAGTTCCAGCTGACCCGCAACGGCACAGGCTACAAGCCGGACATGGCGCTGGAATCGGTCACCGAAGACATCATCCACATCTCGACCAGCGGCCACGAACGGATCGGGCAACTGACGGTCTTCTATCCGGAGATTGGGCTGTTTTCCTCGCTGAAATCGGTGGAACTCGGCTTCATCTCGATTTTCGCCTTTGCTGTCATGGCGGTCTCGGCTGCCGCCATCATCGGCAACCGGATCATGATCATCACGCCGCTGATGCGCCTGACGGCGGCGGTGGACGCCACCCGCAAATATGGCTCCAGACAGCGCGTCGACTGGGCCTCGCGCGACGAGATGGGCGATCTGGCCGCCCGCTTCAACGAGATGCAATCGAAGCTGGAGCAGGAGGAGCGCGAACTTCGCCTTGCCCACAAGCGCGCCACCGACATCTACAATCACACGCCGGCCATGCTGTTTTCCATCGATGCCGATGACCGGATTACCGCCGTCAGCGACTACTGGCTGGTTGCCACCGGCTATGTCAGGGGCGAAATCATCGGGCGCTATTTTTCCAGCATGGTCGCTCCCGAGGATCTCGACCGCTACCGCAATCGCCAGCACCTGAATGCAACGGGCAGGACCACCCGTGATGTGACGGTCCGTTTCATTGCCGCCGACGGGCGGCGGATGGATGTGCTGATCGTCGAGACCTCCCCCGGAACAGGGGACAATGACAGCTCCTTCTCGCTCAGCGTGATGACGGATGTCACCGCACTGAAGGAATCGGAAGCCCGCATCCAGCGCCAGGCCGTGACCGATCACCTCACCGGCCTGATCAACCGCCAGGGGTTCGAGGCCGCCCTTGAACAGCGCATTGCCGTGGCGGATGCGCGTGGCCAGCAACTGGCCTGCCTGTTCATCGATCTCGACCGGTTCAAGTGGATCAACGACAATCTCGGCCATGCGGCGGGCGACGAGGTACTCTGTGACGTCGTCGCCAGAATCCGCCCGCTGTTGAATCCCGATGATTGCCTTGCCCGCCTCGGCGGTGACGAATTTGCCATTCTGCGCACCGCCCCCGTGGTGGAACCCTGCGCGATGGCGCTCGCCAAGTCGATCACCGACCTGTTCGAGAGCGCCTTCAGCACCGGCACGCTCGACACCCGCCTCAGCGCCAGTATCGGCATCGCCTTCTACCCGATGGATGCCTCGACCGGCTCGGAACTCCTGCAAATGTCCGACATGGCAATGTATTCGCGCAAGCGCGACGGCAAGAACGGGGCCATGGTCTATGACAGCTCGATGACGGAAAAGACCCGCCGCCGGGCGGAAATCGAGACCTTCATCGAAACCGGGCTGTCACAGGACTGGCTGGACGCCTATTTCCAGCCGGTGGTCAACCTGACCAGTGGCGAAATCGTCGGTTTCGAAGCTTTGTTGCGGCTGATCCACCCGGTCAAGGGCGTGCTGCCGCCTGCCGAAATCATTTCGGTTGCCGAGGAGACGGGCTCGATTATTGCCATCGGCAACCGGATGCTGGAGAAATCGCTGGCGCATTTTGTCCGGCTGACCCAGGCGCAACATCTGCCAGAGGCCTATATCGCCATCAATTTCTCCTCGCTGCAGATCGAAGCCGGCCTGCCCTCCCGCATCGCCAGCCTGCTCGAGCGGCATGCGATCCCGCCCGGGGCGCTGGTGGTGGAAATCACCGAAGCGGTGCTGATGCAGGACAATCCCGAGGTCTCGCAGATTCTCGACCAGATCCGCCGCTACGGTTGCCGCATCGCGCTCGATGATTTCGGGACCGGCTATTCCTCCCTCTCCTACCTGAACCGCTTTTCGGTCGATATCGTCAAGGTCGACCAGTCCTTCATCCGGTCGCTCCAGCAGGGCAGCGGCGAGGCCTATGAGAAATGCCGGATGCTGGTGGAGGGTATTACGACCATCTCCCACAAGATGGGCTGCAGCGTGATTGCCGAAGGCATCGAAACCCGCGAGCAATGGCGCATCCTGATCGAGATGGGGGTCGATTGCGGCCAGGGCTATCTGTTCTGCCGCCCCCAGGACGTCGCCGATCTTTTGTCCATGATGCAAACCGACATGATGGAGACCACGGCATCCGCCACCGTGATTTCCAGTGCCACATCCATGGCCACGTACCGGTCCTGA
- a CDS encoding transporter substrate-binding domain-containing protein codes for MKTALPLALLLGIALPAQAAPLKVLTEAYPHYSEQVGSEIHGAGADQVHLMMAKAEIPYTMAILPWARAYAMTIHDRNTCLFATNHTPERDRLFQWIEPLGAGNVVLIRKAGSKIAPKTEEEAKAYTIGVQRADYAADYLAKRGFKKLDQATDFNLTLKKLMSGRIDLAMTTDGIFNAEVARGQGLEMVLTMPAAFYALACSLDVPKETVVKLRGALKDIILDGTQDRIYEKYGLPAQKLQSFVQKND; via the coding sequence ATGAAAACCGCCTTACCCCTTGCCCTGCTGCTGGGCATCGCCCTTCCGGCCCAGGCCGCGCCCCTCAAGGTTCTGACAGAAGCCTATCCGCATTACAGCGAGCAGGTGGGCAGCGAGATCCATGGTGCCGGCGCCGACCAGGTCCACCTGATGATGGCAAAGGCGGAAATCCCCTATACGATGGCAATCCTGCCCTGGGCGCGCGCCTATGCGATGACGATCCATGACCGCAATACCTGCCTGTTTGCCACCAACCATACGCCGGAACGCGACAGGCTGTTCCAGTGGATCGAGCCGCTGGGGGCCGGCAATGTCGTGCTGATCCGCAAGGCAGGCAGCAAGATCGCCCCGAAGACCGAGGAGGAAGCCAAGGCCTATACGATCGGCGTGCAGCGCGCCGATTATGCCGCCGACTATCTGGCCAAAAGGGGCTTCAAGAAGCTCGACCAGGCCACCGACTTCAATCTGACGCTGAAGAAGCTGATGAGCGGCCGCATCGACCTCGCCATGACCACGGACGGGATCTTCAACGCGGAGGTGGCCAGGGGACAGGGGCTTGAAATGGTGCTGACCATGCCCGCCGCCTTCTATGCGCTGGCCTGCAGTCTGGATGTACCGAAGGAAACGGTCGTGAAGCTGCGGGGCGCGCTGAAAGACATCATTCTCGACGGCACGCAGGACCGGATCTACGAGAAATATGGTTTGCCCGCCCAAAAGCTGCAGTCCTTCGTGCAAAAAAATGATTGA
- the pth gene encoding aminoacyl-tRNA hydrolase: protein MLVIAGLGNPGAKYAFNRHNIGFMAVDAIHDRNRFSPWSKKFRGEIADGELGGEKVLLIKPQTFMNLSGEAVGEALRFYKLEPSQLVVLYDELDLAPGKVRMKTGGGHGGHNGIKSLDAHCGRDYRRIRLGIGHPGSKEAVNNHVLGDFAKSDRVWLEPLLDAIGDHAAMIPRNEDSQFMNKLALATGAQPVEDAQRAKSAATPAKSHIHQARNHAQPKALPSSGPMADMLRKLFGAKGE, encoded by the coding sequence ATGCTTGTCATTGCGGGTCTCGGCAATCCCGGCGCAAAATACGCCTTCAACCGGCACAATATCGGCTTCATGGCCGTGGATGCGATCCATGACCGCAACCGTTTTTCGCCCTGGTCGAAGAAGTTCAGGGGCGAGATTGCCGACGGCGAACTTGGCGGCGAGAAGGTGCTGCTGATCAAGCCGCAGACCTTCATGAATCTCTCCGGCGAGGCGGTCGGCGAGGCGCTGCGCTTCTACAAGCTGGAGCCGTCGCAACTGGTCGTGCTCTATGACGAGCTGGATCTTGCCCCCGGCAAGGTCCGGATGAAGACCGGCGGCGGCCATGGCGGCCACAATGGCATCAAGTCGCTCGACGCCCATTGCGGCAGGGACTACCGGCGCATCCGGCTCGGCATCGGCCATCCCGGCTCGAAGGAAGCGGTCAACAACCACGTGCTTGGCGATTTCGCCAAGTCGGACCGGGTCTGGCTGGAACCGCTGCTCGACGCCATCGGCGACCACGCTGCGATGATCCCGCGCAACGAAGACTCGCAATTCATGAACAAGCTGGCGCTGGCAACCGGTGCACAGCCGGTGGAGGATGCGCAAAGGGCAAAATCCGCCGCAACTCCGGCAAAATCGCATATCCACCAGGCCCGCAACCATGCCCAGCCGAAAGCCCTGCCCTCCTCCGGGCCGATGGCCGACATGCTGAGAAAGCTGTTCGGGGCCAAGGGCGAGTAG
- the ychF gene encoding redox-regulated ATPase YchF, whose protein sequence is MGFKCGIVGLPNVGKSTLFNALTRTAAAQAANYPFCTIEPNTGEVAVPDPRMRVLADSAKSKELIPTRIAFVDIAGLVRGASKGEGLGNQFLANIREVDAVVHVLRCFEDDDITHVEGRINPVADAETIETELMLADLDSLERRTEQTRKRATGKDKDSLAALPIMEAAQKLLGEGKPVRTLLSTLDADELRILKSLNLLTSHPVLYVCNVAEADAAGGNEHTRAVEAMARAQGAECVTISAAIEAEVAQLPDAEAREFLEALGLHEAGLDQLIRAGYKLLHLITYFTVGPKETRAWTIERGTKAPAAAGVIHSDFERGFIRANTIAYEDFVKFGGETGAKEAGKARDEGKEYVVQDGDVIHFRFNT, encoded by the coding sequence ATGGGTTTCAAATGCGGTATTGTCGGGCTGCCGAATGTCGGCAAGTCGACGCTGTTCAACGCGCTCACCCGCACGGCGGCGGCACAGGCGGCAAACTATCCCTTCTGCACCATCGAGCCGAATACCGGCGAAGTGGCGGTTCCCGATCCGCGCATGCGGGTGCTGGCGGACTCGGCCAAGTCGAAGGAACTGATCCCGACCCGGATCGCCTTCGTCGACATTGCCGGTCTGGTGCGCGGTGCCTCGAAGGGCGAAGGGCTCGGCAACCAGTTTCTCGCCAATATCCGCGAAGTCGATGCGGTCGTGCATGTGCTGCGCTGCTTCGAAGATGACGACATCACCCATGTCGAAGGCCGGATCAATCCGGTTGCCGATGCCGAGACCATCGAGACCGAGCTGATGCTCGCCGACCTCGACAGCCTCGAGCGCCGCACCGAACAGACCCGCAAGCGCGCCACCGGCAAGGACAAGGATTCGCTCGCCGCCCTGCCGATCATGGAAGCGGCCCAGAAGCTGCTCGGCGAAGGAAAGCCGGTGCGCACGCTCCTGTCGACACTCGACGCCGACGAGTTGCGCATCCTGAAATCCCTGAACCTTTTGACCTCGCATCCGGTCCTCTATGTCTGTAACGTGGCCGAGGCCGATGCGGCAGGCGGCAACGAGCACACACGCGCCGTCGAGGCTATGGCCAGGGCGCAAGGGGCGGAATGCGTGACGATTTCGGCGGCAATCGAGGCAGAAGTCGCCCAGTTGCCGGATGCGGAAGCCAGGGAATTCCTGGAGGCGCTCGGCCTGCACGAGGCCGGTCTCGACCAGCTGATCCGGGCGGGCTACAAGCTCCTGCACCTCATCACCTATTTCACCGTCGGTCCGAAGGAAACCCGTGCCTGGACCATCGAGCGCGGCACCAAGGCACCGGCTGCCGCCGGGGTCATCCATTCGGATTTCGAACGCGGCTTCATCCGCGCCAACACCATCGCCTACGAGGATTTCGTCAAGTTCGGCGGCGAGACCGGCGCCAAGGAAGCGGGCAAGGCCCGCGACGAAGGCAAGGAATATGTGGTGCAGGATGGCGACGTCATCCATTTCCGCTTCAACACGTAA